The DNA window CTCAGATCGACGCTTAGCTGTGCCTCTGTCCATCTTCCCCCGAGACGCAGGAACTCAAAAAATCAATCTCTGTTTGGCCCGTTGATAGAGTTTCCTGGTTCCCAGACGGCCGCCTTCGCTCCCCCCGCTCTGCCCTAGCGTCATGCGCAGATCACGGCCATTGACACGCTCCAGTCCGCTTGCAGCTTCTTGTTAGCCACAATGGAGGCGACgttgctcagcagcctccaCACCAAGCTGGATGACCTGGAGGGCAGGCTGCAAGCCTATCGCTACGACCTGATCTCCGATTTTCAGCGCTACTACCACGACCTGCTCACCGGCGTCAACCCCAGCGTCGCgaccagcatccagcagGCCATTGCTCCGTCCTTTGCCAACTACCCGATACTGCGTCCCGAGCTGGCGGCCGCTGACTCACAACCACCTGACAGGCCCCAACCGGCCACATTCCAGCAGCCTGCGACGCCCGAGGCTTCTCCTCGTATCGAGGCTCCTAACGGCTCGCACGACCGAGAGGCGGATCTGCAGGGCCTCTTCACGCCAAGCTACCTCCCGCTGCTGGACAGCTCCCCTCCCTACCACCGCCCTGCCGTGCCGGCTACCACCCCGACGACGACTTCTATCCAGGCCACGGATCCCTTCCCGCTGCTGCCTGCCATGGACACGCCGCCAGCCGACAACAGCACTGCCACAGATGATGGTGTCACCATGGACAGCCTTGCAACCCAAGGGAACAACGCGGCTCCCGCAGGCGGCCAGGCTCCGTCTGAGGCGAACCGCCTGGTGAGGACCGCCACCGAAGAGTCAACCTCGTCTGCGTGCTCGGACAAGAGCGATTCCAAGGTTATGCGAAGTGCCATGCGACGCTCCTCCAGTATATCTAAACCGCCTCAGAGCCCCCGACGGGTGCGGTTCGAGTTCATGGGTGCAGAGGTGCTACCTACGTCATCGCCTCAGCAGGTGGAATTTATACCTCCCAACCCAATGTCGCCGGCCGCAGAGGACGAGCCAATTGCCTCCGATATGATACTTGGCGACGATATTGACGAGTGGCAACCTCCTCGGAAAAGTTCTTCTACAGAGGCCTTGAGGGCCTTGTCCAGGGCTCCAGCGGAAGAAGGTACCGTGTGGACTGTTGTCGATCCTGAGGCAGACAAGGCCAATTCCCACCCAGATAGCGCGAATAAGGAGACCTCAAAGAATCGCAGCTCCATGGAGCAGACCAAATCTACTATGAATAACCCAAGAATAGAAGTTTCAACTGGCGCTGCCCAAAGCAAAAATACAACCTCATCAGAACCCAGCGCTGCCAACGGCCGTGGTCCTAAGACCAACAAGAATACTGACGACTCATCAGATGATGAGGCTGACTATTTGGCCATGGGCAAACGCAAGTCTGCTATGAAGCAGAAGTCTACATCACCTCCAGCCACCCAGTTGCCGATAAGAGGAGCGAGTAACGGAGTTTCACCTACGGCGCCTGGCTCAAACAAATCGCATCCCAATGTCGACAATGCCTCTAGAGAGACTAGGAGTCCCGCTACTACGGACAATGAGAGCTTTGACGATTAtggtgatgacgatgacctGTTCGAATTTGAGCCTGCCGGCCTAAGTGCTCCGCCGAAGCCGCGCGAGAGACAAGCAGCTCCCCCGCCAGACGAGTCAtcagatgacgatgatgacgaatTTGAGGATGAAGTG is part of the Trichoderma atroviride chromosome 1, complete sequence genome and encodes:
- a CDS encoding uncharacterized protein (EggNog:ENOG41), whose protein sequence is MEATLLSSLHTKLDDLEGRLQAYRYDLISDFQRYYHDLLTGVNPSVATSIQQAIAPSFANYPILRPELAAADSQPPDRPQPATFQQPATPEASPRIEAPNGSHDREADLQGLFTPSYLPLLDSSPPYHRPAVPATTPTTTSIQATDPFPLLPAMDTPPADNSTATDDGVTMDSLATQGNNAAPAGGQAPSEANRLVRTATEESTSSACSDKSDSKVMRSAMRRSSSISKPPQSPRRVRFEFMGAEVLPTSSPQQVEFIPPNPMSPAAEDEPIASDMILGDDIDEWQPPRKSSSTEALRALSRAPAEEGTVWTVVDPEADKANSHPDSANKETSKNRSSMEQTKSTMNNPRIEVSTGAAQSKNTTSSEPSAANGRGPKTNKNTDDSSDDEADYLAMGKRKSAMKQKSTSPPATQLPIRGASNGVSPTAPGSNKSHPNVDNASRETRSPATTDNESFDDYGDDDDLFEFEPAGLSAPPKPRERQAAPPPDESSDDDDDEFEDEVPTMAQSTQQPLYSTSPAVSIARPQRPENSMASVSRFQPGSLGSYKGRPVVMPVVRNPEVHARAASLGQFNTFVGGLDGRSGMDEGDLSSFRASVVQPGFSGTPRSFTERFMMEEAQEERKRNGATR